Proteins encoded together in one Staphylococcus aureus window:
- a CDS encoding GNAT family N-acetyltransferase: MSIVQLYDITQIKSFIEHSNYESASYLYKLPQQYNEIDVLITDAIESPGVFSIKENDSIKAIILSFAYDKNKFKVIGPFVADNYVLSVDTFETLFKAMTSNQPDDAVFNFSFEEGIQQYKPLMKVIQASYNFTDYYIEARTRLEEDMHQPNIIPYHKGFYHAFSKLHTTTFKYQAQSPQDIIDSLDDHHHLFLFVSEGLLKGYLYLEIDSQQSIAEIKYFSSHVDYRLKGIAFELLAYALQYAFDNFDIRKVYFKIRNKNNKLIERFNGLGFHINYEYIKFKFESRNVKDQTIPE; encoded by the coding sequence ATGAGCATAGTTCAGTTATATGATATTACACAAATAAAATCGTTCATTGAACATTCGAATTATGAATCAGCATCATACTTATATAAACTTCCTCAACAGTACAATGAAATAGATGTATTAATAACCGATGCGATTGAATCACCTGGTGTATTTTCGATTAAAGAAAACGATTCAATCAAAGCAATCATATTGTCTTTTGCATACGATAAAAATAAATTCAAAGTCATAGGCCCTTTCGTGGCTGACAATTATGTATTATCTGTCGATACGTTTGAAACGCTATTTAAAGCAATGACTTCGAACCAACCTGACGATGCCGTCTTTAACTTTTCTTTTGAAGAAGGCATTCAACAATACAAACCATTAATGAAAGTTATTCAAGCAAGTTATAACTTCACTGACTATTACATAGAAGCCCGTACAAGATTAGAAGAAGATATGCACCAACCAAATATCATTCCTTATCACAAAGGGTTTTATCATGCTTTCAGCAAATTACACACAACTACATTTAAATATCAGGCACAGTCACCACAAGATATCATTGATAGTTTAGACGACCATCATCATTTGTTTTTATTTGTTAGCGAAGGTTTACTTAAAGGTTATTTATACCTTGAAATTGATTCACAACAGTCAATCGCCGAGATTAAATACTTCAGTTCTCATGTAGATTACCGTTTGAAAGGTATCGCTTTCGAGTTGCTTGCGTATGCATTGCAATATGCTTTTGATAATTTTGATATTAGAAAAGTTTATTTTAAAATTCGTAATAAAAATAATAAACTCATCGAACGATTTAATGGTCTAGGTTTCCATATCAACTATGAGTACATTAAATTCAAATTCGAATCACGTAACGTAAAAGATCAAACAATCCCTGAATAA
- a CDS encoding GRP family sugar transporter translates to MQFLDFLIALLPALFWGSVVLINVFVGGGPYNQIRGTTLGALIVGLGLLITGFAKFNNPTVIIVGLISGALWAFGQANQLKSISLIGVSNTMPVSTGMQLVGTTLFSVIFLGEWSSMTQIIFGLIAMILLVTGVALTSLKAKNERQSDNPEFKKAMGILIVSTVGYVGFVVLGDIFGVGGTDALFFQSVGMAIGGFILSMNHKTSLKSTALNLLPGVIWGIGNLFMFYSQPKVGVATSFSLSQLLVIVSTLGGIFILGERKDRRQMTGIWAGIIIIVIAAIILGNLK, encoded by the coding sequence TTGCAATTTCTTGATTTCTTAATCGCACTTTTACCTGCTTTATTCTGGGGAAGTGTCGTTCTTATTAATGTGTTCGTCGGCGGTGGACCTTACAACCAAATTCGTGGTACGACGCTAGGCGCACTCATTGTTGGATTAGGTTTACTTATTACTGGTTTCGCAAAATTCAATAATCCTACTGTAATTATTGTCGGTCTTATTTCTGGTGCATTATGGGCGTTTGGACAAGCGAATCAGCTTAAATCTATTAGTTTAATCGGTGTATCAAATACTATGCCAGTTTCTACAGGTATGCAATTAGTTGGTACAACATTATTCAGCGTTATCTTTTTAGGTGAATGGTCTTCAATGACTCAAATTATCTTTGGTTTAATCGCCATGATATTATTAGTTACTGGTGTAGCACTTACTTCACTTAAAGCTAAAAATGAACGTCAATCAGATAATCCTGAATTTAAAAAAGCAATGGGTATTTTAATTGTATCTACAGTTGGATATGTAGGTTTCGTTGTACTTGGTGACATCTTTGGTGTTGGTGGAACTGATGCATTGTTCTTCCAATCTGTCGGTATGGCAATTGGTGGCTTTATCCTATCCATGAATCATAAAACATCACTTAAATCAACAGCACTTAATCTATTGCCAGGTGTGATTTGGGGAATTGGTAACTTGTTCATGTTCTATTCTCAACCAAAAGTTGGTGTAGCTACAAGTTTCTCATTATCACAGTTACTTGTTATCGTTTCAACCTTAGGCGGTATTTTCATTTTAGGAGAAAGAAAAGATCGTCGTCAGATGACGGGTATTTGGGCAGGTATTATTATTATCGTGATAGCTGCTATAATTCTAGGTAATTTGAAATAG
- a CDS encoding AEC family transporter: MTEQFTMIILLIALGYFLKRINFIKATDSQVIATLVLNVTLPSLVIVNLNSAELKLSFSILPILMIIYGIVAKMIAVWFFRKYDNHMRGSVGMMTGAMNIGLFAYPLIEVIWPKTGLIYFVMADIGGAFVMFGITYFVGSYFSEGSDQFDFKYLGKKLLQSVPLVTYIVMFILNISHIHLPHVAIDFFSILSHANMPLSMILLGVMLNFTLERKYIPATIKYLCLHYGLALVAGLLVYVLLPVSDDMIKTTLLVTWMFPVGVAIISYGIQFKYRTLPFIGMTTNLTIIISIIILYVYQAVFV, from the coding sequence GTGACAGAACAATTTACTATGATTATTTTATTAATTGCGCTTGGTTACTTTTTGAAGCGCATTAATTTTATAAAAGCAACAGATAGTCAAGTCATTGCTACATTAGTTCTTAATGTCACACTCCCATCTTTAGTTATTGTGAATTTAAACAGTGCAGAATTAAAATTGTCATTCTCCATTTTACCAATTTTAATGATTATATATGGTATTGTGGCGAAAATGATTGCTGTCTGGTTTTTTAGAAAATATGATAATCACATGCGTGGATCAGTAGGTATGATGACTGGTGCTATGAATATTGGATTGTTTGCATATCCACTAATTGAAGTGATATGGCCTAAAACGGGACTTATTTATTTTGTTATGGCTGATATAGGTGGTGCCTTTGTGATGTTTGGAATTACTTACTTTGTAGGTAGCTACTTTAGTGAAGGTAGTGATCAATTCGATTTTAAATATTTAGGTAAGAAATTATTACAATCAGTGCCACTCGTTACATACATTGTAATGTTTATATTGAATATAAGTCACATCCATTTACCACATGTGGCAATCGATTTCTTTAGCATACTTTCCCATGCAAATATGCCGTTATCAATGATTTTGCTAGGTGTCATGTTGAATTTTACTCTGGAAAGAAAGTATATACCTGCTACTATTAAATATTTATGTTTGCATTATGGATTAGCATTAGTTGCGGGATTGTTAGTATATGTGTTGTTACCAGTATCAGATGATATGATTAAGACGACATTGTTGGTCACTTGGATGTTCCCGGTAGGTGTTGCAATTATTTCTTATGGTATTCAGTTTAAATATCGAACACTGCCATTTATAGGTATGACGACCAATTTGACAATCATTATTAGTATCATTATTTTGTACGTGTATCAGGCAGTGTTTGTCTAG
- a CDS encoding SE1832 family protein, with the protein MSLENQLAELKYDYVRLQGDIEKRESLNLDTSALVRQLKDIENEIRNVRAQMQD; encoded by the coding sequence ATGTCTTTAGAAAACCAACTAGCCGAACTTAAATATGATTATGTTCGTCTTCAAGGTGACATAGAAAAACGGGAATCTTTGAATTTAGATACTTCCGCACTTGTTCGTCAACTTAAAGATATTGAAAATGAAATTAGAAACGTTCGTGCTCAAATGCAAGATTAA
- the mspA gene encoding membrane stabilizing protein MspA encodes MQFYLILLAILYLIVSFISIFKMEVVFTRILRIIMGVLLLFVLALTTMSFPKENWWVFIVLLLLVGNVEVTGFKMLKKDLKGVNILNLMSLFIFVIYFILTIVLF; translated from the coding sequence ATGCAATTTTATCTGATTTTACTAGCAATACTTTATCTAATTGTTAGTTTTATTAGTATTTTTAAAATGGAAGTTGTATTTACTCGCATTTTGAGAATTATTATGGGTGTGTTGTTATTATTCGTCTTAGCATTAACGACGATGAGTTTTCCAAAAGAGAATTGGTGGGTATTTATCGTCTTATTACTCTTAGTCGGTAATGTCGAAGTGACAGGATTTAAAATGCTTAAAAAAGATCTAAAAGGCGTAAACATCTTGAATTTAATGTCATTATTTATCTTTGTCATATATTTCATCTTAACCATCGTATTATTCTAA
- a CDS encoding efflux RND transporter permease subunit, with the protein MIKKLLQFSLGNKFAIFLMVVLVVLGGVYASAKLKLELLPNVQNPVISVTTTMPGATPQSTQDEISSKIDNQVRSLAYVKNVKTQSIQNASIVTVEYENNTDMDKAEEQLKKEIDKIKFKDEVGQPELRRNSMDAFPVLAYSFSNKENDLKKVTKVLNEQLIPKLQTVDGVQNAQLNGQTNREITLKFKQNELEKYGLTADDVENYLKTATRTTPLGLFQFGDKDKSIVVDGQYQSVDAFKNINIPLTLAGGQGQSQSQSDNKQNSAMSDVNQASPQQNSKASAPNNISGMPTAKLGDLADITVGDVRTSISKTNGKDAVNLQITKAQDANTVQVAKDVQRKIDTFVDENKDFNVTKTMDTAKPVEKSLYTMVEKASLGTIVAIIVILLFLRNIRTTAISIISIPLSLLMALIALKLSDVSLNILTLGALTVAIGRVIDDSIVVVENIYRRLTDSEEQLKGENLIISATTEVFKPIMSSTLVTIIVFLPLVFVSGSVGEMFRPFALAIAFSLLASLLVSITLVPALAATLFKKGVKRRNKQHQEGLGVVSTTYKKVLHWSLNHKWIVIILSTLILVATIVFGGPRLGTSFISAGDDKFLAITYTPKPGETEQAVLNHAKDVEKYLKQKKHVKTIQYSVGGSSPVDPTGSTNSMAIMVEYDNDTPNFDVEADKVIKHADGFKHPGEWKNQDLGTGAGNKSVEVTVKGPSMDAIKSTVKDIEQKMKQVKGLANVKSDLSQTYDQYEIKVDQNKAAENGISASQLAMHLNENLPEKTVTTVKENGKTVDVKVKQNKQTDWSEDKLNNITLKKPTGGTIKLGDIATLVKTTTPSKLTQEQGDYATTVSAKVTNKDVGGTTRQVMSKINNLDKPNNVKVNIGGASDDINNAMTQLAFAMLAAIIIVYLILVITFKGGLAPFTILFSLPFTVIGVIIALLITGETISVPSLIGMLMLIGIVVTNAIVLIDRVINNEQQGMEMKEALIEAGGTRIRPILMTAIATIGALVPLLFGQDSSILISKGLAATVIGGLISSTLLTLVVVPVIYEILFTLKKRFTKR; encoded by the coding sequence GTGATAAAAAAGCTATTACAATTTTCTTTAGGGAATAAGTTTGCTATCTTTTTAATGGTTGTTTTAGTTGTCTTGGGCGGTGTATATGCGAGTGCTAAATTGAAATTAGAATTACTACCAAATGTACAAAATCCAGTTATTTCAGTTACAACAACAATGCCGGGTGCAACGCCACAAAGTACCCAAGATGAAATAAGTAGTAAAATTGACAATCAAGTAAGATCATTGGCATATGTGAAAAATGTTAAAACGCAATCCATACAAAATGCTTCAATTGTAACAGTTGAATATGAAAATAATACAGATATGGATAAAGCAGAAGAACAGCTTAAAAAAGAAATCGATAAAATTAAATTTAAAGATGAAGTTGGTCAACCAGAATTAAGACGTAATTCGATGGATGCTTTTCCGGTTTTAGCATATTCATTTTCAAATAAAGAGAATGACTTGAAAAAAGTAACGAAAGTACTGAATGAACAATTAATACCAAAATTGCAAACGGTAGATGGTGTGCAAAATGCGCAATTAAATGGGCAGACGAACCGTGAAATCACCCTTAAATTTAAGCAAAATGAACTTGAAAAATATGGGTTGACTGCTGATGATGTAGAAAACTATCTAAAAACGGCAACAAGAACAACGCCACTTGGATTGTTCCAATTTGGTGATAAAGATAAATCAATTGTTGTTGATGGTCAATATCAATCTGTTGATGCTTTTAAAAACATAAATATTCCATTAACGTTGGCAGGAGGACAAGGGCAATCTCAATCCCAAAGTGACAATAAACAAAATTCAGCCATGTCAGACGTTAATCAGGCATCACCACAGCAAAATTCAAAAGCGTCAGCACCAAATAATATAAGTGGTATGCCGACAGCGAAACTAGGAGATTTAGCTGATATTACAGTTGGTGATGTGCGTACTTCTATTTCTAAAACGAATGGAAAGGATGCGGTTAATCTACAAATAACTAAAGCTCAAGATGCCAATACAGTTCAAGTAGCCAAAGATGTACAACGTAAAATTGATACATTCGTTGATGAAAATAAAGATTTTAATGTCACAAAAACAATGGATACTGCAAAGCCTGTTGAGAAATCACTTTATACGATGGTTGAAAAAGCATCATTAGGTACAATCGTGGCAATTATAGTTATTTTGCTGTTTTTAAGAAACATTCGTACGACGGCAATTTCTATTATATCGATTCCGTTATCACTTCTTATGGCGCTTATTGCTCTGAAATTGAGTGATGTTTCATTGAATATACTAACGTTAGGTGCATTAACAGTAGCGATTGGACGTGTGATAGACGATTCGATTGTAGTTGTTGAAAATATTTATCGACGCTTAACAGATTCAGAAGAACAACTAAAAGGTGAAAATTTAATTATCAGTGCGACAACTGAAGTATTTAAACCAATAATGTCATCGACACTAGTTACTATTATCGTCTTCTTACCACTTGTGTTTGTATCAGGTTCAGTAGGCGAAATGTTTAGACCTTTTGCATTGGCTATTGCATTTAGTTTATTAGCATCGTTATTAGTGTCAATTACACTCGTTCCAGCGTTGGCAGCTACACTATTTAAAAAAGGCGTTAAACGTCGTAATAAACAACATCAAGAAGGATTAGGTGTTGTTAGTACAACTTATAAAAAAGTATTACATTGGTCATTAAATCATAAGTGGATTGTAATTATATTAAGTACATTAATTTTGGTTGCAACTATTGTATTTGGAGGACCGAGACTAGGCACTAGCTTTATTTCAGCAGGTGACGATAAATTTTTAGCTATTACTTATACACCGAAGCCTGGTGAAACGGAGCAAGCAGTGTTGAATCATGCGAAAGATGTTGAAAAATATTTAAAACAGAAAAAGCATGTAAAAACAATTCAATACTCAGTTGGCGGTAGTAGTCCAGTAGATCCAACGGGTAGTACAAATAGTATGGCAATCATGGTTGAATATGATAATGACACGCCTAATTTTGATGTAGAAGCGGATAAGGTTATTAAACATGCAGATGGCTTTAAACATCCTGGAGAGTGGAAAAATCAAGATTTAGGAACAGGTGCAGGTAATAAATCTGTAGAGGTTACTGTAAAAGGTCCATCAATGGATGCCATAAAATCAACTGTAAAAGATATTGAACAGAAAATGAAACAGGTTAAAGGACTAGCCAATGTCAAATCTGATTTATCGCAAACATATGATCAGTATGAAATTAAAGTCGATCAAAATAAAGCGGCAGAAAATGGTATTTCTGCAAGTCAACTTGCAATGCACTTGAATGAAAACTTACCAGAAAAAACAGTTACGACTGTTAAAGAAAATGGTAAAACTGTTGATGTTAAAGTCAAACAAAATAAGCAAACAGACTGGTCAGAAGATAAGTTGAATAATATAACTTTGAAAAAGCCGACTGGTGGTACGATTAAATTGGGAGATATCGCTACGTTAGTTAAAACAACGACACCAAGTAAATTGACGCAAGAACAAGGAGATTATGCAACGACGGTATCTGCTAAAGTAACAAATAAAGATGTGGGTGGCACAACACGACAAGTGATGTCTAAAATAAATAATTTGGACAAACCGAATAATGTAAAGGTTAATATCGGTGGTGCATCAGATGATATTAACAATGCAATGACACAATTAGCCTTTGCAATGTTAGCTGCAATCATTATCGTATATTTAATCCTAGTTATTACATTTAAAGGTGGCCTAGCACCATTTACAATTTTATTCTCTTTACCATTTACAGTTATCGGTGTAATTATTGCACTATTAATCACAGGAGAAACAATATCAGTACCAAGTTTAATTGGTATGCTAATGTTAATTGGAATCGTAGTAACAAATGCCATTGTGTTAATAGACCGTGTTATTAATAATGAGCAACAGGGCATGGAGATGAAAGAAGCATTAATCGAAGCAGGCGGTACTAGAATTAGACCGATATTAATGACGGCGATTGCAACAATTGGTGCATTAGTTCCTTTGTTATTTGGTCAAGATAGCTCGATTCTTATTTCGAAAGGATTAGCTGCTACAGTTATTGGTGGTTTAATTTCATCAACTTTATTAACACTTGTAGTTGTACCAGTAATATATGAAATTCTCTTTACTTTAAAAAAACGATTCACTAAACGATAG
- the femX gene encoding lipid II:glycine glycyltransferase, with protein MEKMHITNQEHDAFVKSHPNGDLLQLTKWAETKKLTGWYARRIAVGRDGEVQGVAQLLFKKVPKLPYTLCYISRGFVVDYSNKEALNALLDSAKEIAKAEKAYAIKIDPDVEVDKGTDALQNLKALGFKHKGFKEGLSKDYIQPRMTMITPIDKNDDELLNSFERRNRSKVRLALKRGTTVERSDREGLKTFAELMKITGERDGFLTRDISYFENIYDALHEDGDAELFLVKLDPKENIAKVNQELNELHAEIAKWQQKMKTSEKQAKKAQNMINDAQNKIAKNEDLKRDLEALEKEHPEGIYLSGALLMFAGSKSYYLYGASSNEFRDFLPNHHMQYTMMKYAREHGATTYDFGGTDNDPDKDSEHYGLWAFKKVWGTYLSEKIGEFDYVLNQPLYQLIEQVKPRLTKAKIKISRKLKRK; from the coding sequence ATGGAAAAGATGCATATCACTAATCAGGAACATGACGCATTTGTTAAATCCCACCCAAATGGAGATTTATTACAATTAACGAAATGGGCAGAAACAAAGAAATTAACTGGATGGTACGCGCGAAGAATCGCTGTAGGTCGTGACGGTGAAGTTCAGGGTGTTGCGCAGTTACTTTTTAAAAAAGTACCTAAATTACCTTATACGCTATGTTATATTTCGCGTGGTTTTGTTGTTGATTATAGTAATAAAGAAGCGTTAAATGCATTGTTAGACAGTGCAAAAGAAATTGCTAAAGCTGAGAAAGCGTATGCAATTAAAATCGATCCTGATGTTGAAGTTGATAAAGGTACAGATGCTTTGCAAAATTTGAAAGCGCTTGGTTTTAAACATAAAGGATTTAAAGAAGGTTTATCAAAAGACTACATCCAACCACGTATGACTATGATTACACCAATTGATAAAAATGATGATGAGTTATTAAATAGTTTTGAACGCCGAAATCGTTCAAAAGTGCGCTTGGCTTTAAAGCGAGGTACGACAGTAGAACGATCTGATAGAGAAGGTTTAAAAACATTTGCTGAGTTAATGAAAATCACTGGGGAACGCGATGGCTTCTTAACGCGTGATATTAGTTACTTTGAAAATATTTATGATGCGTTGCATGAAGATGGAGATGCTGAACTATTTTTAGTAAAGTTGGATCCAAAAGAAAATATAGCGAAAGTAAATCAAGAATTGAATGAACTTCATGCCGAAATTGCTAAATGGCAGCAGAAGATGAAAACATCTGAAAAGCAAGCTAAAAAAGCGCAAAATATGATTAATGATGCGCAAAATAAAATTGCTAAAAATGAAGATTTAAAACGAGACCTAGAAGCTTTAGAAAAGGAACATCCTGAAGGTATTTATCTTTCTGGTGCACTATTAATGTTTGCTGGCTCAAAATCATATTACTTATATGGTGCGTCTTCTAATGAATTTAGAGATTTTTTACCAAATCATCATATGCAGTATACGATGATGAAGTATGCACGTGAACATGGTGCAACAACTTACGATTTCGGTGGTACAGATAATGATCCAGATAAAGACTCAGAACATTATGGATTATGGGCATTTAAAAAAGTGTGGGGAACATACTTAAGTGAAAAGATTGGTGAATTTGATTATGTATTGAATCAGCCATTGTACCAATTAATTGAGCAAGTTAAACCGCGTTTAACAAAAGCTAAAATTAAAATATCTCGTAAATTAAAACGAAAATAG
- a CDS encoding VOC family protein has protein sequence MILKFDHIIHYIDQLDRFSFPGDVIKLHSGGYHHKYGTFNKLGYINENYIELLDVENNEKLKKMAKTIEGGVAFATQIVQEKYEQGFKNICLRTNDIEAVKNKLQSEQVEVVGPIQMERDTHKDGKVKWQLLYIMNQDDDEIKPPFFIQWEESDSMRTKKLQKYFQKQFSIETVIVKSKNRSQTVSNWLKWFDMDIVEENDHYTDLILKNDDIYFRIEDGKVSKYHSVIIKDAQATSPYSIFIRGAIYRFEPLV, from the coding sequence ATGATATTGAAATTTGATCACATCATTCATTATATAGATCAGTTAGATCGGTTTAGTTTTCCAGGAGATGTTATAAAATTACATTCAGGTGGGTATCATCATAAATATGGAACATTCAATAAATTAGGTTATATCAATGAAAATTATATTGAGCTACTAGATGTAGAAAATAATGAAAAGTTGAAAAAGATGGCAAAAACGATAGAAGGCGGAGTCGCTTTTGCTACTCAAATTGTTCAAGAGAAGTATGAGCAAGGCTTTAAAAATATTTGTTTGCGTACAAATGATATAGAGGCAGTTAAAAATAAACTACAAAGTGAGCAGGTTGAAGTAGTAGGGCCGATTCAAATGGAAAGAGATACACATAAAGATGGTAAGGTAAAGTGGCAATTGCTTTATATAATGAATCAGGATGATGATGAAATTAAGCCACCATTTTTTATTCAATGGGAAGAAAGTGATTCCATGCGTACTAAAAAATTGCAAAAATATTTTCAAAAACAATTTTCAATTGAAACTGTTATTGTGAAAAGTAAAAACCGATCACAAACAGTATCGAATTGGTTGAAATGGTTTGATATGGACATTGTAGAAGAGAATGACCATTACACAGATTTGATTTTAAAAAATGATGATATTTATTTTAGAATTGAAGATGGTAAAGTTTCAAAATATCATTCGGTTATCATAAAAGACGCACAAGCAACTTCACCATATTCAATTTTTATCAGAGGTGCTATTTATCGCTTTGAACCATTAGTATAA
- a CDS encoding MarR family winged helix-turn-helix transcriptional regulator, whose protein sequence is MLSQEFFNSFITIYRPYLKLAEPILEKHNIYYGQWLILRDIAKHQPTTLIEISHRRAIEKPTARKTLKALIENDLITVENSLEDKRQKFLTLTPKGHELYEIVCLDVQKLQQAVVAKTNISQDQMQETINVMNQIHEILLKEAHND, encoded by the coding sequence ATGCTATCACAAGAATTTTTCAATAGTTTTATAACAATATATCGCCCCTATTTAAAATTAGCCGAGCCGATTTTAGAAAAACACAATATATATTATGGCCAATGGTTAATCTTACGCGATATCGCTAAACATCAGCCCACTACTCTCATTGAAATTTCACATAGACGTGCAATTGAAAAGCCTACTGCAAGAAAAACTTTAAAAGCTCTAATAGAAAATGACCTTATAACAGTAGAAAACAGTTTAGAGGATAAACGACAAAAGTTTTTAACTTTAACACCTAAAGGGCATGAATTATATGAGATTGTTTGTCTTGATGTACAAAAGCTCCAACAAGCAGTAGTTGCCAAAACAAACATTTCGCAAGATCAAATGCAAGAAACCATAAATGTGATGAATCAAATTCATGAAATATTATTAAAGGAGGCACACAATGACTAA